In Oncorhynchus gorbuscha isolate QuinsamMale2020 ecotype Even-year unplaced genomic scaffold, OgorEven_v1.0 Un_scaffold_2362, whole genome shotgun sequence, the sequence agacagagagggagagagagagagagacagagagggagagagagataatgataaAACAATATGTAACAATGTcctatacagtatattaaagcTAATTTCCCTGTGAAATCAGTTGACAGCGTATTTTATTCTCTACTTCCTCCCTTTCTGTCAGGGAAGCAGAGGATCAGCTGAGAGACAAGCCTCCGGGATGTTTTCTCATCAGACTCAGTGACAAAGCCGTAGGATACATCCTCTCATACAAGTGATTCCTCGTACTGGTTTGGTTACCTGAGACACTTCATAACAAAACAACAGCATATCATTTCAGCCTACAGTGGGTTGGGAAAGGTTTTAAAGATTGCAATTGCATGTGGTTATGTTCAATAGAAGGAATGAACAGGAAGTCTATTTAGATTGTTCACACACCGTTACACCAAAACAAGGTTTGTAGATAGTATTGTATCTTCTCATACCGTCTCATCTCTCTTCACTAAACCTGTACTCTTCCTCAGAGGACAAGATCGCTGCCGCCATTTTGTGATCAACCAGGACCAAGCTGGGCTGTTCTCTGTCTCCGGGGACGACCAgcctcaccacagcctcacagaaCTGATAGAGCACTACAGAGTCCATCCCATCCAGCCCTTTGGAGAGTCCCTCACCTCTACATACTGTTGTCAGGTAGGAGAACCAATGACATGACAGAGTCCCTCACCTCTACATACTGTTGTCAGGTAGGAGAACCAATAACATGACAGAGTCCCTCACCTCTATGTACTGTTGTCAGGTAGGAGAACCAATGACATGACAGACTTACTGTTGTCAGGTAGGAGAACCAATAACATGACAGAGTTACTGTTGTCAGGTAGGAGAACCAATAACATGACAGAGTTACTGTTGTCAGGTAGGAGAACCAATGACATGACAGAGTTACTGTTGTCAGGTAGGAGAACCAATAACATGACAGAGTTACTGTTGTCAGGTAGGAGAACCAATAACATGACAGAGTTACTGTTGTCAGGTAGGAGAACCAATGACATGACAGAGTTACTGTTGTCAGGTAGGAGAACCAATAACATGACAGAGTTACTGTTGTCAGAGTCCCTCACCTCTACATACTGTTGTCAGGTAGGAGAACCAATAACATGACAGAGTCCCTCACCTCTACATACTGTTGTCAGGTAGGAGAACCAATAACATGACAGAGTCAGTCCCTCACAGTTGGGAAAATGTTGGTTAAAATGTAACCTTGTCTGATAGAGGAAGCCTATGGTGCCCCTTGTGTTGTGGTCTATCTGTGGTCTGTGTTCAGTCAAGTCACAGTAACTTCttatgccatcccagtctatcttctcatgccatcccagtctatctgtgttgtatcttctcatgccatcccagtctatcttctcatgccatcccagtctatcttctcatgccatcccagtctatcttctcatgccatcccagtctatcttctcatgccatcccagtctatcttctcatgccatcccagtctatcttctcatgccatcccagtctatctgtgttgtatcttctcatgccatcccagtctaacttctcatgccatcccagtctatcttctcatgccatcccagtctctctgtgttgtatcttctcatgccatcccagtctatcttctcatgccatcccagtctatcttctcatgccatcccagtctatctgtgttgtatcttctcatgccatcccagtctatcttctcatgccatcccagtctatcttctcatgccatcccagtctatctgtgttgtatcttctcatgccatcccagtctatcttctcatgccatcccagtctatctgtgttgtatcttctcatgccatcccagtctatcttctcatgccatcccagtctatctgtgttgtatcttctcatgccatcccagtctatcttctcatgccatcccagtctatcttctcatgccatcccagtctatcttctcatgccatcccagtctatcttctcatgccatcccagtctatcttctcatgccatcccagtctatctgtgttgtatcttctcatgccatctcagtctatcttctcatgccatcccagtctatctgtgttgtatcttctcatgccatcccagtctatctgtgttgtatcttctcatgccatcccagtctaactgtgttgtatcttctcatgccatcccagtctatcttctcatgccatcccagtctatcttctcatgccatcccagtctatcttctcatgccatcccagtctatcttctcatgccatcccagtctatctgtgttgtatcttctcatgccatcccagtctatcttctcatgccatcccagtctatcttctcatgccatcccagtctatcttctcatgccatcccagtctaactgtgttgtatcttctcatgccatcccagtctatcttctcatgccatcccagtctatcttctcatgccatcccagtctatcttctcatgccatcccagtctatcttctcatgccatcccagtctatcttctcatgccatcccagtctaactgtgttgtatcttctcatgccatcccagtctatcttctcatgccatcccagtctatcttctcatgccatcccagtctatcttctcatgccatcccagtctatcttctcatgccatcccagtctaacTGTCttgtatcttctcatgccatcccagtctatcttctcatgccatcccagtctatctgtgttgtatcttctcatgccatcccagtctatctgtgttgtatcttctcatgccatcccagtctctctgtgttgtaccttctcatgccatcccagtctatctgtgttgtatcttctcatgccatcccagtctatctgtgttgtatcttctcatgccatcccagtctatctgtgttgtatcttctcatgccatcccagtctatcttctcatgccatcccagtctatctgtgttgtatcttctcatgccatcccagtctatctgtgttgtatcttctcatgccatcccagtctatctgtgttgtatcttctcatgccatcccagtctatcttcttATGCCATCCCAGTCTAACTGTCttgtatcttctcatgccatcccagtctatcttctcatgccatcccagtctatctgtgttgtatcttctcatgccatcccagtctatctgtgttgtatcttctcatgccatcccagtctatctgtgttgtatcttctcatgccatcccagtctatcttctcatgccatcccagtctatcttctcatgccatcccagtctatcttctcatgccatcccagtctatctgtgttgtatcttctcatgccatcccagtctctctgtgttgtaccttctcatgccatcccagtctatctgtgttgtatcttctcatgccatcccagtctatctgtgttgtatcttctcatgccatcccagtctatctgtgttgtatcttctcatgccatcccagtctaacttctcatgccatcccagtctatctgtgttgtatcttctcatgccatcccagtctatctgtgttgtatcttctcatgccatcccagtctctctgtgttgtatcttctcatgccatcccagtctatctgtgttgtatcttctcatgccatcccagtctatctgtgttgtatcttcttatgccatcccagtctatcttctcatgccatcccagtctaacttctcatgccatcccagtctatcttctcatgccatcccagtctatcttctcatgccatcccagtctatcttctcatgccatcccagtctaacttctcatgccatcccagtctatcttctcatgccatcccagtctaacttctcatgccatcccagtctatcttctcatgccatcccagtctatctgtgttctatcttctcatgccatcccagtctatctgtgttgtatcttctcatgccatcccagtctatctgtgttgtatcttctcatgccatcccagtctctctgtgttctgtgttttaGTCAAGCTCAGGAGAGCTGTATGATGTGGTGCAGTTCGAGGccaaagagaagaagaagaccgGTGGGGTCAGTGTCCGAGCCCTGAGAAGTTACTGGGACCAGCAGAACGAACAGAAGAATAACCAACACCAACAGAATGACCATCAAAAGGACCATCACAATGACCCACGGAATGACCCACGGAATGACCCACGGAATGACCCACGGAATGACCCACGGAATGACCCACGGAATGACCCACGGAATGACCCACGGAATGACCCACGGAATGAGCAGCACCAAGGAAACGACCTGCCGCCAACTAGGCAGCCCCCTGCAGTGCCACCCGTGCTGCCGCCCAAAACCAACAACAGGAAGTTGACATCAACAGTATCCATTGGCAGGAAGTCCCTCCCAcaggtacagtaggctagctgCTACGATGGCTGAAGTCAGGTTATAAGCGTTGATGTAATGACATGGTATTACCCGACAGGGTCATGACCTATGGTGCAGGAAACATTTCCAGTGGTGGTATTAGTTCATCTTCCGGTGACCTTTAACCTCTGCACATTTCATACAGAAATATTCTATGAGTAAAAACCCAATGTATTTTCTGTGTTCTGTCCTTAGCAAGCAGTACCTCCAGTACCAAGACGAGGCCCACCTCTGACCCACTCTCTGAGTGGAACCTTGTCTGACAAGAGCGCGTCTCAAACCCAATACGCTGTGATACATGCTAACCACAACAAGACCACATCTCACAGTCAAACCCAATATGCAGAACTACATCATGACCACAACAAGACCACATCTCACATTCAAACCCAATACGCAGAACTACATCATGACCACAACAAGACCACATCTCACAGTCAAACCCAATACGCTGAGATACATGCTAACCACAACAAGACCACATCTCACGGTCAAACCCAATACGCTGTGATACATGCTAACCACAACAAGACCACATCTCACAGTCAAACCCAATACGCTGAGATACATGCTAACCACAACAAGACCACATCTCACATTCAAACCCAATACGCAGAACTACATCATGACCAAACCAAGACCAAATCTCATGGTCAAACCCAATACGCAGAACTACATCATGATCAAACCAAGACCACATCTCACATTCAAACCCAATACGCAGAACTACACACGAACCAGAACAAAGTGGAGAGACTGGCCAGTACTGGGAGTCTGAACCAGAGGAGAAGCACTGGGCCCTGGTCCTTCAATAACACCTCCACAGCAGCAGGAGGAGTCATGTACTCTGAGCTGACCCTGCCAGATGGACGGAGCCGCTCTCTACCCCGCCTGGACGACgccacggaggaggaggaggaggaggaggaggggtactCCGACAGGATAACCATCCCTTGCTTCCCCAACACCTCTCACTCCCCCAATCCCCCCAAGAGGGTCACCTGCCACGCCTACCCTCTTCAGGACCCCAGGGAAAGCCCCCGGCCACAGATCCACGGTGGACCACAAAGCCTGGATCAGCTGAGCATCAACCCACTGTACCAGGTCTCTGTCGGGCTTGGTGAGGGCCGGGACGCCCCCTGGAAGGTAccacagaagcagagagaaggggacCGTGGCAGAAGTCCCCAGGACCAGACTCCTCAGCAGGAGGAGAGTATGTATGCAGAGGTTCCAGAGGGGCCATCTCCTCCCCGTCATCTGATTACTGACAACACCTATGAGCAGATCCCAGGGGACGGTGGCCTAAAGAGGACACAAAGCACCGCCACAGACCAGGAGGGAAACACCTATGAGATGCTGGAGAACCTAAAGTCCAAGGAGTCTACTTGGGGCAAGAAGGTAAAAGAACTACTGAAATAGTCCTTGAGTATCTCAATACACAAAATGATCATCACGATGTTATGCAATATTAAAAGATTCTTACATAAACAATATATACAGTCCAGGTAACTGGTAAAATAAAGGAAACCCTCGAGTGTAACTGTGAacgacaacatactgtatgtgttccTACCAACATCTGACTGCACTCACTGCAGACATACACGTAACTggtaaaataaaggaaacactggAGTAAATGAGGGATTCAACATATATTGAAAGCAGCAGGTGCTtctacacaggtgtggttcctgagttaatgatcaattaacatcccatcatgcttagggtcatgtataaaaaaatGCCCAGTTGTCCATTATTTTGGTTACCGTggatagaagaagagatctcagtgactttccgATCTCAGTGGCTCTCAAAAGGAACATGAGGGgtttaaaggtgtgtgtgtgtgtgtgtgtgtgtgtgtgtgtgtgtgtgtgtgtgtgtgtgtgtgtgtgtgtgtgtgtgtgtgtgtgtgtgtgtgtgtgtgtgtgtgtgtgtgtgtgtgtgtgtgtgtgtgtgtgtgtgtctcagtcaccagatctcaacccaattgaacacttatgatTCTGGAGTGGTGACTGAGaccagcgttttccaccaccatcaacaaaacaccaaacgaTGGAATTTCTTGAAGAAAATATTACAAATAtagataaacccttgaatgagtaggtgtgtccaaccttttgactggtactgtatatacccaCACTGTATAATGATAAAATATATTCTATTGATTCTGTTGCTATGCAGAATATCACATGGAGAAAATTATTCCCTGAATACAAGAAGAAATAgcagcaccctgcagattcagccacaaaccaatcagcaccctgcagattcagccagaaaccaatcagcaccctgcagattcagccagaaaccaatcagcaccctgcagattcagccagaaaccaatcagcaccctgcagattcagccacaaaccaatcagcaccctgcagattcagccagaaaccaatcagcaccctgcagattcagcaacaaaccaatcagcaccctgcagattcagccagaaaccaatcagcaccctgcagattcagcaacaaaccaatcagcaccctgcagattcagcaacaaaccaatcagcaccctgcagattcagccagaaaccaatcagcaccctgcagattcagccagaaaccaatcagcaccctgcagattcagccagaaaccaatcagcaccctgcagattcagccagaaaccaatcagcaccctgcagattcagccacaaaccaatcagcaccctgcagattcagcaacaaaccaatcagcacccttcagattcagcaacaaaccaatcagcaccctgcagattcagcaacaaaccaatcagcaccctgcagattcagccagaaaccaatcagcaccctgcagattcagccagaaaccaatcagcaccctgcaga encodes:
- the LOC124025703 gene encoding hematopoietic SH2 domain-containing protein homolog, whose translation is MESTTEGGGGGGGLRELVLKWFTETQVPLILLHEGNFPDWFQGFTTRKEAEDQLRDKPPGCFLIRLSDKAVGYILSYKGQDRCRHFVINQDQAGLFSVSGDDQPHHSLTELIEHYRVHPIQPFGESLTSTYCCQSSSGELYDVVQFEAKEKKKTGGVSVRALRSYWDQQNEQKNNQHQQNDHQKDHHNDPRNDPRNDPRNDPRNDPRNDPRNDPRNDPRNDPRNEQHQGNDLPPTRQPPAVPPVLPPKTNNRKLTSTVSIGRKSLPQQAVPPVPRRGPPLTHSLSGTLSDKSASQTQYANYIMTKPRPNLMVKPNTQNYIMIKPRPHLTFKPNTQNYTRTRTKWRDWPVLGV
- the LOC124025701 gene encoding uncharacterized protein LOC124025701 codes for the protein MYSELTLPDGRSRSLPRLDDATEEEEEEEEGYSDRITIPCFPNTSHSPNPPKRVTCHAYPLQDPRESPRPQIHGGPQSLDQLSINPLYQVSVGLGEGRDAPWKVPQKQREGDRGRSPQDQTPQQEESMYAEVPEGPSPPRHLITDNTYEQIPGDGGLKRTQSTATDQEGNTYEMLENLKSKESTWGKKNITWRKLFPEYKKK